The genomic region TATGGATATGTAACTTTAGTAGAGTGTCGTTTGGAGACCGGAAGAACACACCAAATAAGGGTTCATATGCAATATATCAAACATCCTATATTTAACGATCCGGAGTATGGTGGAGATAAAATACTGAAAGGAACAACGTTTTCAAAGTACAAACAGTTCGTTCAAAACTGTTTCGATATATGTCCACGTCAAGCTTTGCATGCGAAAACGTTGGGGTTTGAACATCCAGTCACAGGCAAATCAATGGACTTCGATTCAGAGTTGCCCGATGATTTTCAACTTTTAGTTGAAAAATGGCGCGGATACGTTGAGAATAGAGATATAGAGAATTAGTAACAAAATGTCATAAAATCTGAATAGAATGAAGTTTAATAAATTTATACACGGATTTTTAAGTGGAATAATTATCACAACTCTTGTGTTTTCGCTGTTTGTATATAGAAATTGGGATAGTTTTGGTTCGTGGGAGGGATTGTATAGGTTTATAAGATATGGAAAAATGATGTCACCACTGATAAGTTTGTGTGCTCTTCCAAATCTAATATTATTTCTATATTTCATGCGCACAGACCGCTATAAAGCAGGTAAGGGGCTTATAGCTATAACCGTGGTATTTACGATAATAGTGTTTATACTGAAATTCAATACAGGTGTTGAAAACTAAATTAAAGTGCTTTAAACTCAATTGTTATGAGATATTACATTATAGCCGGCGAGGCATCAGGCGATTTACACGCAGCCAATTTAATCCACTCTTTAAAAAAAGTTGATAAAGAGGCTCAAATACGTGGAATGGGAGGCGATAAGATGGTAGCAGAAGGTGCCGATATCTGGAATAATTATAAGAACACAGCTTATATGGGTTATGTGAATGTAATAATGAACCTCAGAAGCATTCTTAACCTAATGGAACAGTGCAAACAAGATATTCAGCAGTGGAACCCCGATGTAGTTATTTTGGTCGATTATCCCGGATTTAATCTCAAAATTGCAGAGTTCGCTCATAACGCAGGAATTAAAGTTTACTACTATATTGCTCCCAAAATTTGGGCTTGGAAAGGGTATAGAATCAAGGAAATAAAGAAATATGTACACAAACTTTACTCTATATTGCCTTTTGAAGTTGATTTTTATAAAAAACACAATTATCCTATAAACTATGTTGGAAATCCTGTGTTAGACAACATCGCACGTACTTTAGACAGAAACCAACAACGCAACGATTTTATCACCAAACATAAGTTAAGCGGAAAACCAATAATTGCAGTATTGCCAGGAAGTCGCAAGCAAGAGATAAAATCTTTATTGCCAACCATGTGCGCCATAGCCGGGCAATATCCAAATTATGAGTTTGTTATTTCGGGCGCACCTGGGATTGAAACAGAATATTATAACAAATTCACAAAACTACAGAAACATAAAGTTGTTTTTAATGATACTTATCAACTTGTATATCATTCTGAAGCAGCGTTAGTGGCAAGTGGAACAGCAACATTAGAGACTGCTTTGATTGGAACACCGCAGGTCGTATGTTATAAAATTGGCGGAGGCATATTTACTTACGCTATCGGCAAAATAGTTTTTCGAAAAATCGGCTTTGTTTCGTTAGTCAATTTAATATTAGGAAAACTTTGCGTAACAGAACTTCTACAACATCAATTCAACAAACGAAGATTAAACAGTGACTTACAAAAAATAGTTAAGGGAGGAGAAAATCGCCAAAACATGTTGGCGCAGTACAAACAGCTGAGAGAGATAATGGGAGAACCCGGTGCATCAGACCGGGCAGCCCAAAATATTGTCGGATCATTGACCCAAAAACAATAAAAATGCTTATTTTCACGCCCTTAATCTTATCACGACAAAGGAAAAACGTTTTGCCAATGACCTTAAATTACTTATTAAAAAGCAGATATCTTTTTAATATTAACTATAGATTTTTAATATTTTTTACCATTGCCATCTCGCTGTTTTCAAGTGTTACAGGTCAAAATATTAGAGTTGGGTTATATCGTGATTTTGAAATTAGAACTGTAATTTTTAAAGTATTAGAAGGTTCTTATACTCTTACAACCCAAGACTCGCTTAAAGTAGAGATGGAAACGTCAGACATTCTATTCATAACGTCAGTCGGAGATCGTATAAGCCTGTGGAATACTGAGAAACATTTGGGAGTACATTCAAAAATACAAATAACCTCAAAAAATCCACAGTACAAAATGATGCTTGACCCTGTTTATCCAACTCTTCCCGCACGAAAATATTATGGCGATTTTGCTATATGGACAGACAGCACCTCACGCATGACGTTAGTTAATATTGTTTCTTTTCGAGAGTATTTGGCAGGAGTTGTAGAAGCTGAGTCGGGAGTTAGGTCAAAGCCTGAATATTACAAGGCTCAGGCAATTATTTGTAGGACCTATGCGCTTAATCATATCGACAGACACCAAGCAGAAGGCTTTCATATGTGTGATGAGGTTCATTGCCAAGTTTACAAAGGATTTGGAACAGAACACGGTCCAATTTTGAAAGCAGTTGACGACACTAAAGGATTAGTAATTGTTGATAATCAAGGTATGTTAATAACAGCTGCGTTTCACTCAAACAGTGGAGGGCAAACCGCCAACAGCGAAGATGTTTGGAGTACAACAGTGCCATATTTGAGAAGCAAGCCCGATATCTATTACGACAAACAGAGAAATAGCAATTGGGAAAAATCGGTTCCCATCGACGAATGGGTCGGATTTCTTAAAACAATGAATATTCAAGCATCAGAAAATACTGACTACAGATTTTCGCAACCAAAACGCCAACGATTTGCACTAATTGAAAATCAACCAGTTTTACTTAGCGATATAAGAAACGCTTTTAAACTTAAATCAACTTTTTTCTCTTTTGAAAACAACGGCAATAAAATAGTATTTAAGGGGAAAGGATACGGTCATGGTGTTGGACTTTCGCAAGAGAGTGCTATGGAAATGGCGCGCAAAGGGAAAACCTACAGCTCAATAATAGAATATTTTTATACCGATGTCAAGATAATAGATTTATACGAAACCACTTATTTGATGTCGCTACTACCAGAATAGCCTATCTGAAAGTTTTATGGCAGTAAGCTAAAAAAAGGAGAAAACCTATATCAGATTGTCTCCTAAACTTCTTACAGTTCCTTATTAAACTCTCTTTTAGAGAAAGATAGCCCATAAACAAATTCAAAGCCAATGTAGTTTATATTCTGTTCAACAGTACCATAACTATCATATCCAAGATTATAAAACTCATACCATCCTTTACCTATTATAGTGGGAGAATAGTTTGCTACAATATTGAAATGTAGAGAGTTATGCTTTTTTGTACACTTTATTATTCCTAGTTTCAAAAAATAACTAACTATATGCTTTTTTCCAGCGTCATCTATTTGAAAGTTAAATAGATCTACATTTGTGTTGTTATCATCAATGTAGTAGCTACTTCCTATTATAGTAGTAAAGTCTTTGCTCATAAGTGTCTGATACTTTGCTCCTATATCAATAGAGAAGATAGAGTTCTTAATTGGTAAAACCTTGTTAACTGATATTGGAAAAACGTACATTACTGAAGGATAGTCGTAATCCCGTAAATCTAAGTATTCATATTTATTATTATTAGTGAGATAAATACTATTTTCGGGTGCTTTAAAGTTGTAATTCAAATTGTAAGGAGCAACATTTAATCCAACACCAATATTAATGCCATACCCCTTATATATATGATTGTAATATGATATTAAAGCTTCGCCACTAATTGTTGGACTTGATTTTAAATGTTTTTTACCTTGGTGCTTTATCTTTAAGTTATCATACACAACCGGCGACAAAGAAAATCTAATTTGCTTATCGAAAATAAGATTTTCGTTTTGTTCTGTCTCTTGCGCATAACCTGTGGTTAACCCTGCTGATAGCAGTAGCACAATTGTTTGTAATAATACGATTGATTTTTTCATGGTCAATAAGTTTGATTTTTATTTACCTTTTAACAGTATTAATTTTGTTAGTCGTTTTAGTTGTTTAAAAAGGGATTTGTAAGTACAAGTTCAAATAGTAAACGCTTTTTTCGAAAATAAAGTATAAACACATTATTTAAAATAGGTTATCATTATTGACAACTTTAATTAAGTAAGTTAAACAGAATTGTTTTACAGCAGTTAGCTTTACATAAAGAGTGGCGTCAGTAAAAGGAAGCTAACTCATAAAAAACAGATTGACAAAAAATAATTATATTTGCTGATTACAGAGAGCTTTTAATTAGTTCGCAAAACCACACATCATGCTTAGAATCAAATTCGTACATACTCCAAAACCCAAACAGTTCAAATACAATCCACGGTATTACGATCCTGAAAAAGAGGAATTCGAAAAACGTAAAGCCGAATTAAGAAAGCAAAAGGGTTATGATACTGGCAGTAGCATTCGCGGGGCTTTCACAAATCGTTCATTAGCAAGACGTAAGGCTCAACGGTCATCCAATATACGGCTACTGATTATTCTTGCAGTTTTATTAATTATAGGCTGGTGGCTACTACAGTAAAACCATTATCAGTCCCAATTTAATGAAAGCCAAAGTCATAATTCGTAATTCATGACTCGTAATTTGTAATTCGTAACTCGCAATTGAAAAAAAAGTACGTTACTTTGTCCACCCAACATTAAAATTGTAAATTTGTGACATCAAACAAAAAAATATAAGAAAACTCCATTATCATGGGAAGAGCATTTGAATATAGACGCGCAGCCAAAGAGAAACGTTGGGACAAAATGTCGAAAATATTCCCTAAATTGGCGAAATCCATTACAATAGCAGCGAAAGAGGGCGGACCAGACCCCGACCTAAACGCAAAACTAAGAACGGCAATCTTGAACGCCAAAGCTCAAAATATGCCCAAAGATAATATCGATGCAGCTATAAAACGAGCCGCGGGCAAAGATTGCGAGGACTACAGCGAAGTTCTGTACGAAGGGAAAGGTCCTCATGGAGTTATGGTCGTGGTGGAATGTGCTACTGATAACCCAACGAGAACCGTTGCCAACGTAAAATCGTACTTCAATAAAGCCGGTGGTAGCTTAGTGCCAACAGGCTCATTCGAGTTTATGTTTACGCGTAAAGCAGTTTTTGAAATCACAAAGACAGATGACATTGATATTGAGGCGATTGAGCTAGAGTTGATAGATGCAGGATTAAGTGAACTTGAAGAACACGAAGATACAATATATCTATATGCCGATTACGTAAATTTTGGAACAATGTCCAAAGCTCTGGAAGATCTGAATATAGAGCCTGAAAAATCGTCATTGCAACGAATACCAAACACAACGGTTGAGTTTACCGAAGAGCAGTTAGTCGATATAGAAAAAATGCTCGACAAAATTGAAGATGATGATGATATTCAAGCTGTTTATACAAATATTGAATAGTTATTAATTTGTAAAACCATTAGTAATGAGCAATATAAAAAGATTAGAAGATATAGCAACTCAAGTACGTCGCGATATTATTAGAATGGTACATGGAGCAAAATCAGGGCACCCTGGAGGCTCTTTGGGTTGTGCCGATTTTGTGACAGCCCTCTATTTCGAAATTATGGATCACAATCCAAAAAAATTCGATATGAACGGAAAGAACCAAGACCTCTTCTTTCTCTCAATCGGACACACTTCACCCTTGTTTTACAGTGTGTTGGCACGTTCGGGCTATTTTGATGTAAAAGAACTGGCAACATTCCGTAAATTAAATACAAGGCTTCAGGGTCACCCAACTACACATGACAACCTGCCGGGAGTGAGAATAGCGTCAGGATCATTAGGACAGGGGCTTTCTGTAGCATGTGGAGCAGCACTATCCAAAAAACTTAACGGGGATAAAAAGTTGGTTTACGCGCTACTCGGCGATGGCGAGATACAAGAGGGGCAGATTTGGGAAGCTGCTATGTTCGCTTCTGCAAGAAAAATTGACAATCTAATCGCAACCGTTGATTATAACGGCAAGCAGATTGACGGACCAGTTAAAGATGTTCTCGATTTAGGAAATCTACGAGCCAAGTGGGAAGCATTCGGCTGGACAGTTGTAGAAATGAATGGCAACAATATGGCTGATGTTGTTAAAAACATTAATCACGCTAAAACGTTGACAGGCAAAGGGAAACCCGTCTGTATTATTATGAAAACCGAAATGGGTTGCGGAGTAGATTTTATGATGGGAACTCACAAATGGCACGGAGTAGCGCCAAATGACGAACAAACCCAAAAAGCTCTTGCACAACTACCAGAAACGTTAGGCGATTATTAATTTTTTAAAGGCGAGATAAGCAAACTATTCCGCACTTTTTTATAACTAAATGAAGTTTTTACTATTAATAGAGTCGATATTGCAAAAGCTACTACCCAAAAAGTGGAGACTTGCATTATCGAAACTAAGGATAAAAGTTTATTGGTTTATAAGTTGGTGTGGAAAACCATATTTCTATTATCGGCAAGCCAAATACAAAAAGATTGTCGCAAAAACAGGTAAAAAAGAGAGACTTAAGGTTGCTTTTTTCGCTTTTCAAGACTCTATTTGGAAGTATGATTCGCTCTACAGAAACTTAGAAAATCACCCAAAATTCGACCCAATAGTAGTGGTAATCCCTTACGTCACGTACGGAGATGAAGCTATGCTGGCAGAGATGAATAAAACAGCTGAAGCTTTTGTAAATAAGGGATATAAAGTAGTTAAATCATATAACGAAGAGACAAAACAATTTATTTCGGTAAAAAAGGAGATAGACCCTAACATAATATTTTTCACCACCCCATTTCGTTTAACATCGCCTAAGTTTCAAATATCCAACTATTTAGACCGACTAACAGCATACGTTCCGTATGGTATTATGGCTGTAAAAATGGAGGAGGATCAATATAACCAAATGTTTCACAATCTAGCGTGGCGTTGCTATTACGAAACGTCCATTCACAAAGATATGGCTAAAAACGTATCTCACATAAAGGCAAAAAATGTAGTTGTAACAGGGTATCCGTTGGCTGATAAATATTTAGATACATCTTACAAACCAAAAGAGGTTTGGAAAAATGCAGATCCTTCAGTAAAACGAATAATATGGGCGCCACATCACACATTGGAAGCAAACGCGACCCTTAGTAGTTATTCAAATTTTTTAACATATAGCGAGTACTTTTTTAAACTAATAGAAAAATTAAATCACAAAATTCAAATAGCATTTAAACCGCACCCAATACTAAAACTCAAGCTATATAATCACACTGAATGGGGGAAAGAGCGAACCGACCAATACTATTTACGTTGGGCAACAATGCAGAATTGTCAACTGGAAGAAGGTGACTATGACGATCTGTTCTTAACATCAGATGCTTTGATACACGATAGTATCTCGTTTATATCGGAGTACTGTTTTACAGGAAAGCCGGCACTTTTTACTGTAAGCGATAAGAAAATAGCTGATAGGTTCAATGTTTTTGGAACTAAAGCATTCCAATTGTCGTATATGGCTTATAGTGAGTCAGATATATGTCAATTTATTGAAAATGTAGTTTTAAATGGCAATGACAGTCGAAAAAATGAAAGACAAACATTTGTAAATGATATATTAAAACCACCGCATAATCAAACCGCTGTAAGTAATATTATTAACGATTTAGTCGAAAATATTTGGCAAAAAGAGCAGTAGCGATGTCTGGGCTGTAGTATTTGTACAATCGGTGTTAATTTGTTTCTAAAAAAAATGTAACTTTGCACATTTTGTATTAACTGAAAACATAAACCCTATGAAGTTCGTTTTCGATTTAGACGGTACTATAACATCACAGGAAACACTTCCGCTAATAGCCTCGCATTTTAAAATTGAAGCTGAGATTTCGGAGCTGACGCGTGAAACTATTCAAGGAAATATCCCATTTGTAGAAAGCTTTATTCGTAGAGTTCATATTCTGGGTGATTTACCTGTAGATCAAATAGATAGATTGTTAGGAGAAGTTGAACTATATCCAAATCTTCTTAAATTTATAAAAGAGAATATTAACAGTTGTGTTATTGCAACCGGAAACCTTGACTGTTGGGTAAAAACATTAGTAGAAAAGGTTGGATGTGAGGCATTTACATCAACGGCAAAAGTAAAAAACAATAAAGTAGAAAAAATTGAAAAAATCTTAAAAAAGGAAGATGTTGTAAAACATTATCAAAAAATGGGAGAGACAGTTGTGTTTGTTGGCGACGGGAACAACGATGTTGAGGCAATGCGTATTGCCGATATTTCTATAGCAGTTGGCACAACGCATCATCCGGCTAACAGCATACTTCCATTTACTGATTATCTGATATTTAACGAAAAATCGCTATGTCTGCAGCTAAATCAATTATTATAAGTTGTGCCGGAGTAGGCTCACGCTTAGGACTTGGACAAACAAAAGCTTTGGTAAAAATCAATGACCGAACAATTATTTCTTGGCAACTTGAACTATTTAAAGATATTGAGGATGTAAGAATTGTGATAGGTTATCAGGCAAAAGAGGTTGTAAAAGAGGTACTTAAGCATCGCAAAGATGTGATTTTTGTGTACAACCACGAGTATTACAGTACTAAAACCGGGGCAAGTTTTTATTTGGGTTGTCGTCACGGAAATGAGTATGCAATAGAGTGGGACGGTGACCTATTGGTTCATCCCGACGATGTTAAAAAGCTACTACAGGAGCCCGGCGAATTTATTGGTTACTCCGAAATTACGTCAGATGAAGCCGTTTATGTTCAAACTGACAAACAGGGTAATGTTTTAGCATTCTCTTGGGAATCTGGACAATATGAGTGGACAGGACCAGCATGCATAAAACGCGACAAGGTAGTTTTTACAAAAGGTAATGTCTTTGAACAAATTGAACCTCATTTGCCAATTAAAGGCGTAAAAATAAGAGCATACGATATTGATACTTACGATGATTATAAACGTGTATCCGAATTTGTAAAATCTTGGTAGAATATGGACAACACCCTTTCAAAAGCGTTTTTTGCAAATATGGCAAAAAATCAGCCTGACCAAAAAAGTGTTAAAATCAACTCATTCAATGATTACACACAATACGATGTTGATTTTATTCTTAAGTATGCCAGTCAGAATACATCAGTTTTAGATGTAGCGTCAGGAACAGGACTGATTATAAATAAGTTATACGATAAGGTGAAAGACATTACAGCAGTTGAACTTTTCACTGATTTTTCTAAATTTATTGTCGAAGCACCGAATGTTATAGTTGTCAATCAAGATGTTGCAAAATTTGACACAAAAAAAACATTCGATTTAGTAACAATGTTTGGCATAATGCAATATTTCAACGAAGAAGAGAGCCGTGAGATTTATAAAAAGTATTTTAATTTTGTAAAAAAAGGCGGAACCATTATAGTTAAAGGACAGCTTGGTGTTAAAGAAGATGTTACTGTATCGGGCTTTTCTGAGGAGCTTAAAACTAACTACTATTCACAATACAGATTCAAAGAAAAAGAGATTGAGATGATTGAAAGTGCAGGTTTTAATAACTCGCAAC from Bacteroidales bacterium harbors:
- the lpxB gene encoding lipid-A-disaccharide synthase, which codes for MRYYIIAGEASGDLHAANLIHSLKKVDKEAQIRGMGGDKMVAEGADIWNNYKNTAYMGYVNVIMNLRSILNLMEQCKQDIQQWNPDVVILVDYPGFNLKIAEFAHNAGIKVYYYIAPKIWAWKGYRIKEIKKYVHKLYSILPFEVDFYKKHNYPINYVGNPVLDNIARTLDRNQQRNDFITKHKLSGKPIIAVLPGSRKQEIKSLLPTMCAIAGQYPNYEFVISGAPGIETEYYNKFTKLQKHKVVFNDTYQLVYHSEAALVASGTATLETALIGTPQVVCYKIGGGIFTYAIGKIVFRKIGFVSLVNLILGKLCVTELLQHQFNKRRLNSDLQKIVKGGENRQNMLAQYKQLREIMGEPGASDRAAQNIVGSLTQKQ
- a CDS encoding SpoIID/LytB domain-containing protein, encoding MTLNYLLKSRYLFNINYRFLIFFTIAISLFSSVTGQNIRVGLYRDFEIRTVIFKVLEGSYTLTTQDSLKVEMETSDILFITSVGDRISLWNTEKHLGVHSKIQITSKNPQYKMMLDPVYPTLPARKYYGDFAIWTDSTSRMTLVNIVSFREYLAGVVEAESGVRSKPEYYKAQAIICRTYALNHIDRHQAEGFHMCDEVHCQVYKGFGTEHGPILKAVDDTKGLVIVDNQGMLITAAFHSNSGGQTANSEDVWSTTVPYLRSKPDIYYDKQRNSNWEKSVPIDEWVGFLKTMNIQASENTDYRFSQPKRQRFALIENQPVLLSDIRNAFKLKSTFFSFENNGNKIVFKGKGYGHGVGLSQESAMEMARKGKTYSSIIEYFYTDVKIIDLYETTYLMSLLPE
- a CDS encoding YebC/PmpR family DNA-binding transcriptional regulator, encoding MGRAFEYRRAAKEKRWDKMSKIFPKLAKSITIAAKEGGPDPDLNAKLRTAILNAKAQNMPKDNIDAAIKRAAGKDCEDYSEVLYEGKGPHGVMVVVECATDNPTRTVANVKSYFNKAGGSLVPTGSFEFMFTRKAVFEITKTDDIDIEAIELELIDAGLSELEEHEDTIYLYADYVNFGTMSKALEDLNIEPEKSSLQRIPNTTVEFTEEQLVDIEKMLDKIEDDDDIQAVYTNIE
- a CDS encoding transketolase; this encodes MSNIKRLEDIATQVRRDIIRMVHGAKSGHPGGSLGCADFVTALYFEIMDHNPKKFDMNGKNQDLFFLSIGHTSPLFYSVLARSGYFDVKELATFRKLNTRLQGHPTTHDNLPGVRIASGSLGQGLSVACGAALSKKLNGDKKLVYALLGDGEIQEGQIWEAAMFASARKIDNLIATVDYNGKQIDGPVKDVLDLGNLRAKWEAFGWTVVEMNGNNMADVVKNINHAKTLTGKGKPVCIIMKTEMGCGVDFMMGTHKWHGVAPNDEQTQKALAQLPETLGDY
- a CDS encoding CDP-glycerol--glycerophosphate glycerophosphotransferase; the protein is MKFLLLIESILQKLLPKKWRLALSKLRIKVYWFISWCGKPYFYYRQAKYKKIVAKTGKKERLKVAFFAFQDSIWKYDSLYRNLENHPKFDPIVVVIPYVTYGDEAMLAEMNKTAEAFVNKGYKVVKSYNEETKQFISVKKEIDPNIIFFTTPFRLTSPKFQISNYLDRLTAYVPYGIMAVKMEEDQYNQMFHNLAWRCYYETSIHKDMAKNVSHIKAKNVVVTGYPLADKYLDTSYKPKEVWKNADPSVKRIIWAPHHTLEANATLSSYSNFLTYSEYFFKLIEKLNHKIQIAFKPHPILKLKLYNHTEWGKERTDQYYLRWATMQNCQLEEGDYDDLFLTSDALIHDSISFISEYCFTGKPALFTVSDKKIADRFNVFGTKAFQLSYMAYSESDICQFIENVVLNGNDSRKNERQTFVNDILKPPHNQTAVSNIINDLVENIWQKEQ
- a CDS encoding HAD-IB family phosphatase, whose translation is MKFVFDLDGTITSQETLPLIASHFKIEAEISELTRETIQGNIPFVESFIRRVHILGDLPVDQIDRLLGEVELYPNLLKFIKENINSCVIATGNLDCWVKTLVEKVGCEAFTSTAKVKNNKVEKIEKILKKEDVVKHYQKMGETVVFVGDGNNDVEAMRIADISIAVGTTHHPANSILPFTDYLIFNEKSLCLQLNQLL
- a CDS encoding NTP transferase domain-containing protein gives rise to the protein MSAAKSIIISCAGVGSRLGLGQTKALVKINDRTIISWQLELFKDIEDVRIVIGYQAKEVVKEVLKHRKDVIFVYNHEYYSTKTGASFYLGCRHGNEYAIEWDGDLLVHPDDVKKLLQEPGEFIGYSEITSDEAVYVQTDKQGNVLAFSWESGQYEWTGPACIKRDKVVFTKGNVFEQIEPHLPIKGVKIRAYDIDTYDDYKRVSEFVKSW
- a CDS encoding class I SAM-dependent methyltransferase, which encodes MDNTLSKAFFANMAKNQPDQKSVKINSFNDYTQYDVDFILKYASQNTSVLDVASGTGLIINKLYDKVKDITAVELFTDFSKFIVEAPNVIVVNQDVAKFDTKKTFDLVTMFGIMQYFNEEESREIYKKYFNFVKKGGTIIVKGQLGVKEDVTVSGFSEELKTNYYSQYRFKEKEIEMIESAGFNNSQLFDIYPKECNRWENTHFYAIVANKP